A stretch of Streptobacillus canis DNA encodes these proteins:
- a CDS encoding GNAT family N-acetyltransferase, with the protein MRISKVDYVDLYEFKNIKHEENNIYYAISFEHRIFGYLILKKEDKLVIDQIYIKEDYRNSGYGSKLLNYAIYDSIDLGYDQIVVNKHKRVDNFLEKNDFMKINDIYTRTNLKEEIDELNSTIKVSKISIIINIILAAFKLFLGYSFTINSLIADGINSFADLINNILVLVGANIGKTPNDEEHPFGHGKVESVFSLIIGVVIIFTSFGVLKDGVSMLARKEFPEITDKFLIIVIVSLLLVLIKILQYLYVYFISKKYTNPLIKALLVDYNVDILLSTSVVLGLLISKYISPNMDALLSIIISGYLILQGYKIVRENTLILMDSQDENLLLNVKLLTLEVKEIENIHDIYMTSVGKNIYIIADIRVKSDLTLERAHEISVIAEKKIKFRYSNIKRVIYHIEPTYNEE; encoded by the coding sequence ATGAGAATAAGTAAAGTTGACTATGTAGATCTTTATGAGTTTAAAAATATAAAACATGAAGAAAATAATATTTATTATGCTATATCATTTGAACATAGAATTTTTGGCTACTTAATTTTAAAAAAAGAAGATAAATTAGTAATAGATCAAATATATATAAAAGAGGATTATAGAAATAGTGGATATGGATCTAAATTATTAAATTACGCAATTTATGATAGCATTGACTTAGGGTATGACCAAATAGTCGTAAACAAACATAAAAGAGTTGATAATTTTCTTGAGAAAAATGATTTTATGAAAATAAATGATATTTATACAAGGACAAACTTAAAAGAAGAAATTGATGAACTAAATTCAACAATAAAAGTAAGTAAAATTTCGATTATTATCAATATAATACTAGCTGCATTTAAATTGTTTTTAGGATATTCTTTTACAATAAATTCATTAATTGCAGATGGTATAAATTCATTTGCAGATTTAATTAATAATATATTAGTATTGGTAGGAGCAAATATTGGGAAAACACCAAATGATGAAGAGCACCCTTTTGGTCATGGTAAAGTTGAATCAGTATTTAGCTTAATAATTGGGGTAGTAATAATATTTACTTCATTTGGTGTATTAAAAGATGGAGTATCAATGTTGGCAAGAAAAGAATTTCCAGAAATCACAGATAAATTTTTAATAATAGTAATAGTTTCATTGCTATTAGTATTAATTAAAATATTACAATATCTTTATGTTTATTTTATCTCAAAAAAATATACTAACCCATTAATAAAAGCACTTTTAGTCGACTATAATGTTGACATATTATTGTCAACTTCAGTTGTTTTAGGATTATTAATTTCAAAATATATTTCTCCAAATATGGATGCATTATTATCAATAATAATTTCAGGATATTTAATATTACAAGGTTACAAAATAGTTAGAGAAAATACTTTGATTTTAATGGATTCACAAGATGAAAATTTATTGTTAAATGTTAAATTACTTACACTAGAAGTAAAAGAAATTGAAAATATACATGATATATATATGACTAGTGTTGGTAAAAATATATATATTATTGCTGATATTAGAGTGAAATCAGATTTAACATTAGAAAGAGCTCATGAAATTTCAGTGATAGCAGAGAAAAAAATAAAATTTAGATATTCAAATATAAAAAGAGTAATATATCATATAGAACCAACATATAATGAGGAGTAA
- a CDS encoding peptidase U32 family protein produces the protein MRIVGPAGNFEKLDAAIKAGADEVFLGLKGFGARRNNDNFAMQELLDGIDYAHKKGVKVLLALNTIMRDMEIKSVYKNFKPIYEHGVDAVIVQDFGLIKFLKTNFPDLVLHGSTQMTVANYVEANYLKELGLSRVVLARELSFEEIKEIRENTDIELEVFVSGSMCISYSGNCYVSSFIGGRSGNRGMCAYTCRKKFKDEEGKLSYFLSPNDQLLQEEEINKLKSIGIDAIKVEGRKKQPEYIYETVSYYRDVLSGKSRESESYKLFNRGYSKGYFYLDDKLMNHKYSSNFGYLLGKIENNEIKIFDDLILGDGIQYVNQFFEKIDGVYVNKIFKNGTKVQNAQKGDIIRLSDIPKGARYVYKNYSKEINDRINHDIKIEKRFKKINAKVIANLNEEIYIEFSTLNNFKKEIKAFVKGEILDSTANKKITEEDIISKLSELGDTDFEIENIEVNYDGEAFIPFSKIKQLKRALVEKLAEKLVDSYKHEEREYIEFKYPKLDKPTSPIFSAFCRTDEQEAKCRELGISKIYRENFDIAKQKNISNPILNQETNLVSNLYQLIKGREKGYKNQAINWNFNVFNNISVDVYSSFENVDTVFLSPELNYKQLKLMTNTVLKRGLVIYGSLKTMYIEHTIDNKKYKEIQGEHFDRYKVVKNELDNIELYLYKPMNLIPKLDLIYSLNLDELRLDFTFEDENEVEKIIKSIKTQSGKYNPYAFEMGVS, from the coding sequence ATGAGAATAGTTGGACCAGCAGGAAATTTTGAAAAATTAGATGCTGCTATAAAAGCGGGAGCAGATGAAGTCTTTTTAGGTTTAAAAGGATTTGGTGCAAGAAGAAATAATGATAATTTTGCAATGCAAGAATTATTAGATGGGATAGATTATGCTCATAAAAAAGGTGTTAAGGTTTTACTTGCACTTAATACTATTATGAGAGATATGGAAATAAAATCAGTATATAAGAATTTTAAACCAATATATGAACATGGTGTTGATGCCGTAATTGTCCAAGATTTTGGTTTAATTAAATTTTTAAAAACTAATTTTCCAGATTTAGTACTACATGGGAGTACGCAAATGACAGTTGCAAATTATGTAGAAGCAAACTATTTAAAAGAACTAGGACTTTCAAGAGTTGTTCTAGCAAGAGAACTATCTTTTGAGGAAATAAAAGAAATTAGAGAAAATACAGATATAGAACTTGAAGTTTTTGTATCTGGTTCAATGTGTATTTCATATTCAGGTAATTGCTATGTTTCTAGTTTTATCGGAGGTAGAAGTGGTAATAGAGGAATGTGTGCTTATACATGTAGAAAGAAATTTAAAGATGAAGAGGGAAAACTTTCATATTTTTTATCTCCAAATGATCAATTATTGCAAGAAGAAGAAATTAATAAATTAAAATCTATAGGAATAGATGCTATAAAGGTTGAAGGAAGAAAAAAACAACCAGAATACATATATGAAACAGTTTCATATTATAGAGATGTTTTATCAGGAAAAAGTAGAGAAAGTGAAAGCTATAAATTATTTAATAGAGGATACTCTAAAGGTTATTTTTATCTTGATGATAAATTAATGAATCATAAATATTCATCGAATTTTGGATATTTGCTTGGTAAAATTGAAAATAATGAAATAAAAATATTTGATGATTTAATTCTAGGAGATGGTATTCAATATGTAAATCAATTTTTTGAAAAGATTGATGGAGTATATGTAAATAAAATTTTTAAGAATGGAACTAAAGTACAAAATGCACAAAAAGGTGATATCATAAGATTATCGGACATACCTAAAGGCGCTAGATATGTTTATAAAAATTATTCAAAAGAAATAAATGATAGAATAAATCATGATATTAAAATAGAAAAAAGATTTAAAAAAATAAATGCTAAAGTTATAGCAAACTTAAATGAAGAGATATATATTGAGTTTTCAACATTAAATAACTTTAAAAAAGAAATAAAAGCGTTTGTTAAAGGTGAGATTTTAGACTCTACTGCAAATAAAAAAATTACAGAGGAAGATATTATTTCTAAACTTTCTGAATTAGGAGACACTGATTTTGAAATTGAAAATATTGAAGTAAATTATGATGGAGAAGCGTTTATTCCGTTTAGCAAAATTAAACAATTAAAAAGAGCGTTGGTTGAAAAATTAGCTGAAAAATTAGTAGATTCATATAAACATGAAGAAAGAGAATATATTGAATTTAAATACCCTAAGCTAGATAAACCAACTAGTCCCATTTTTTCAGCTTTTTGTAGAACAGATGAACAGGAAGCAAAATGCAGAGAATTAGGGATTTCTAAAATATATAGAGAAAATTTTGATATTGCAAAACAAAAAAATATCTCTAATCCTATTTTAAATCAAGAAACAAATTTAGTTTCTAATTTATATCAATTAATTAAAGGTAGAGAAAAAGGTTATAAAAATCAAGCTATTAATTGGAATTTTAATGTATTTAACAATATAAGTGTTGATGTATATTCTAGTTTTGAAAACGTGGATACTGTATTTTTATCACCCGAATTAAATTATAAGCAACTTAAATTAATGACAAATACTGTGTTAAAAAGAGGGTTAGTAATTTACGGAAGTTTAAAAACAATGTATATTGAACATACAATAGATAATAAAAAATATAAAGAAATTCAAGGGGAACATTTTGATAGATATAAAGTAGTAAAAAATGAACTTGATAACATTGAACTATACCTATATAAACCTATGAATTTAATACCAAAATTAGATCTAATTTATTCTTTAAATTTAGATGAATTAAGATTAGATTTTACTTTTGAAGATGAAAATGAAGTTGAAAAAATAATTAAATCAATTAAGACTCAATCTGGAAAATATAATCCTTATGCTTTCGAGATGGGAGTTAGTTAA
- a CDS encoding YhbY family RNA-binding protein, with product MNSKERNFLRKRAHDLDAVVRVGKEGVTDAVIDSIKSYIEKNELMKVKLLQNSLEDVTLELVNEIEAKAKCTFVGSVGKTMIFFKEKRDKNKIGDITREFLEFKKKRREMNE from the coding sequence ATGAATAGTAAAGAGAGAAATTTTTTAAGAAAAAGAGCACATGATTTAGATGCTGTTGTTAGAGTAGGAAAAGAAGGGGTTACAGATGCTGTAATTGATAGTATAAAATCATATATTGAAAAAAATGAATTAATGAAAGTTAAACTTTTACAAAATAGTTTAGAAGATGTTACGTTAGAGTTAGTAAATGAAATTGAAGCTAAAGCTAAATGTACATTTGTGGGTTCAGTTGGAAAGACTATGATTTTCTTTAAGGAAAAGAGGGATAAAAATAAGATTGGAGATATAACAAGAGAGTTTTTAGAATTCAAAAAAAAGCGTCGTGAAATGAATGAATAA
- a CDS encoding divergent PAP2 family protein, whose protein sequence is MNNGFILGNKILDIVFIAAFAAQIYKCISPLFFGKKVDFSRLFSTGGMPSSHSSSTMALCTSIGIVKGYNTVEFAIAVLFAIVTMYDATGIRQEAGKHAKILNSIIDEKRFLYKEEIKELKEFLGHTPLEVLVGAILGVVISFLMKGYLLS, encoded by the coding sequence ATGAATAATGGATTTATACTTGGGAATAAAATACTAGATATAGTTTTTATTGCAGCATTTGCAGCACAAATATATAAATGTATTTCTCCATTATTTTTTGGCAAGAAAGTTGATTTCAGTAGATTATTTTCTACAGGTGGGATGCCAAGTTCACATTCATCTTCAACAATGGCATTATGTACTTCTATAGGAATTGTGAAGGGATATAATACTGTTGAATTCGCAATTGCAGTTTTATTTGCAATTGTTACAATGTATGATGCAACAGGTATTAGGCAAGAAGCTGGAAAACATGCTAAAATTTTAAATTCAATTATTGATGAAAAACGTTTTTTATATAAAGAAGAAATTAAAGAATTAAAAGAATTTCTTGGACATACACCACTTGAAGTTTTAGTCGGAGCAATATTAGGTGTAGTGATATCATTTTTAATGAAAGGATACTTATTATCATAA
- a CDS encoding TlyA family RNA methyltransferase has protein sequence MKKRLDVLLVELGHFDTREKAKREIMIGNVIINDKVETKAGTQFKEENIKEIRIKNKLKYVSRGGLKLEKAIIYWELDFNNKVVLDIGASTGGFTDCALQNGAIKVFANDVGTNQLDYKLRTDSRVISLEQIHIKDLELNEKVDFIVIDVSFISLTKVIPYFEKFSKKNTVVIALIKPQFEVGKEKISKNGIVIEEEYHDEAIKKVISCFKENNYEIKEVIDSPILGSKGNKEFLIYTKRRPTMICQV, from the coding sequence ATGAAAAAAAGATTAGATGTACTTTTAGTTGAACTTGGTCATTTTGACACAAGAGAAAAAGCAAAAAGAGAAATTATGATAGGAAATGTTATTATTAATGATAAGGTTGAAACTAAAGCAGGGACACAATTTAAAGAAGAAAATATAAAAGAAATTAGGATAAAAAACAAATTGAAGTATGTAAGCCGTGGAGGATTAAAACTTGAAAAAGCAATTATATATTGGGAATTAGACTTTAATAATAAAGTTGTATTAGATATTGGTGCATCTACAGGAGGATTTACAGACTGTGCTTTACAAAATGGAGCAATAAAAGTGTTTGCAAATGATGTGGGAACTAATCAGTTAGATTACAAACTAAGAACAGATAGTAGAGTAATTTCACTTGAACAAATTCATATTAAAGATTTAGAATTAAATGAAAAAGTTGACTTTATTGTTATTGATGTTTCTTTTATTTCTTTAACAAAAGTAATTCCATATTTTGAAAAATTTTCAAAAAAAAATACGGTAGTAATAGCTTTAATCAAGCCACAATTTGAAGTAGGTAAAGAAAAGATTTCAAAAAATGGTATTGTAATTGAAGAAGAATATCATGATGAAGCTATTAAAAAGGTTATATCATGTTTTAAAGAGAATAATTATGAAATTAAAGAAGTTATAGATTCACCAATACTTGGAAGTAAAGGGAATAAAGAGTTTTTAATTT